The Arachis hypogaea cultivar Tifrunner chromosome 19, arahy.Tifrunner.gnm2.J5K5, whole genome shotgun sequence genome has a window encoding:
- the LOC112775231 gene encoding high mobility group B protein 7, translated as MKPRTSESEEESGKLGEGSSTSQGQRVDAVESRSSSVIVRGSDGSGFVKCPDCGKDVPALLISMHGCSDEAKTKMNLETQLVERPYEAKRPVRKNPRFIVPKAKRAKVEKTKKVKDTDVPKKPPSSFFLFMDDFRESFKEANPDSKDDNRVRKEARDKWRSMTDEEKKPYSDKFAELKVEYEKAMEIYNAAKAGEEGEGEGEHEEGADEQSDKKAAAAGEEGEGEGEHEEGADEQSDKEEAAAGEEGEGEGEHEEGADEQSDKEEAAAGEEEELTDED; from the exons ATGAAACCACGAACCAGTGAAAGTGAAGAAGAAAGTGGAAAATTGGGAGAGGGAAGCAGCACATCGCAGGGGCAGAGAGTCGACGCAGTTGAATCTCGATCCTCGTCGGTTATTGTTCGCGGCAGCGATGGCAGCGGTTTCGTCAAATGCCCAGATTGCGGCAAGGACGTTCCTGCTCTACTTATCAGCATGCATGGTTGCAGCGACGAAGCCAAAACTAAAATGAATCTCG AGACACAACTTGTGGAACGGCCTTATGAAGCTAAGAGACCAGTGAG GAAGAATCCAAGATTTATTGTACCAAAGGCTAAAAGGGCCAAAGTTGAGAAGACGAAGAAGGTGAAAGATACAGACGTGCCAAAGAAGcctccatcatccttctttctcTTCAT GGATGATTTTAGGGAATCTTTTAAGGAGGCGAACCCTGATTCAAAGGATGATAACAGG GTTCGTAAAGAGGCTCGTGACAAATGGAGGTCCATGACTGATGAA GAGAAGAAGCCTTATTCTGATAAATTTGCTGAACTTAAAGTGGAATATGAGAAGGCTATGGAAATTTACAATGCTGCTAAAGCAGGAGAAGAGGGAGAAGGTGAAGGAGAGCATGAAGAGGGGGCTGATGAACAATCTGATAAAAAAGCAGCTGCTGCAGGTGAAGAGGGAGAAGGTGAAGGAGAGCATGAAGAGGGGGCTGATGAACAATCTGATAAAGAAGAAGCTGCTGCAGGTGAAGAGGGAGAAGGTGAAGGAGAGCATGAAGAGGGGGCTGATGAACAATCTGATAAAGAAGAAGCTGCTGCAGGTGAAGAGGAGGAGCTGACTGATGAGGATTAA
- the LOC112775232 gene encoding high mobility group B protein 7, which yields MAKGNNTSQGRKRVDAVDSRSASVLVRAKDGSAFAKCDECKKDVPVALISMHSCSLEAKIKMNLEAQVVEQASEAKKPERKKPKSNEPKAKRAKVEKTKKVKDPNAPKRPPTAFFLFMDDFRKSFKEANPDSKDVKRVSKEAGEKWRSMTDEEKKPYSDKVVELKAEYEKAMKSYNAAEAEGEEGEGEGEHEEGADEKSDKEDAAGEDEELTDEE from the exons ATGGCGAAGGGAAACAACACATCGCAAGGGAGGAAGAGAGTGGACGCCGTTGATTCTCGATCTGCATCGGTTCTTGTTCGCGCCAAGGATGGTAGCGCTTTCGCCAAATGCGATGAGTGCAAGAAGGATGTTCCTGTTGCACTCATCAGCATGCATAGTTGCAGCCTCGAAGCCAAAATCAAAATGAATCTCG AGGCACAAGTTGTGGAACAGGCTTCTGAAGCTAAGAAACCAGAGAG GAAGAAGCCAAAATCTAATGAACCAAAGGCTAAAAGAGCCAAAGTTGAGAAGACGAAGAAGGTGAAAGATCCAAATGCGCCAAAGCGTCCTCCCACAGCTTTCTTTCTCTTCAT GGATGATTTTAGAAAATCTTTTAAGGAGGCAAATCCTGATTCAAAGGATGTTAAGAGG GTTAGCAAAGAGGCTGGTGAGAAATGGAGGTCCATGACTGATGAA GAGAAGAAGCCTTATTCCGATAAAGTTGTTGAGCTTAAAGCAGAATACGAGAAGGCTATGAAAAGTTATAATGCTGCTGAAGCAGAAGGGGAggagggagaaggagaaggagagcaTGAAGAGGGGGCTGATGAAAAATCTGATAAGGAAGACGCTGCTGGCGAAGACGAAGAGTTGACTGATGAAGAGTAA